One window from the genome of Crassostrea angulata isolate pt1a10 chromosome 2, ASM2561291v2, whole genome shotgun sequence encodes:
- the LOC128173265 gene encoding uncharacterized protein LOC128173265 — translation MTGFRCTVIFCVTIIAHAQEVPVPPRPQGYVYAYSQSNNLTDLQLHAFFDPLCPDSKQAFPTLLQVANHYGPDVLTLRLHMFPLPYHRNSFLASMGTEAVYQLASSPSAVFDWVAKIYDNIYPLSNAPTKHMSETDVTNMLGDIAAQLGIQKSQFLHKMADAWVDMNIRMDWKYVCTRGVSGTPLYAINGVVKVIDKAWSLTDWIGVLDPLVHKSYVFHVPN, via the exons ATGACGGGTTTCAGATGCACAGTAATATTTTGCGTAACAATTATTGCGCATGCTCAGGAAGTTCCGGTCCCACCTCGTCCCCAAGGGTACGTTTATGCTTACAGTCAATCCAACAATCTGACCGACCTGCAGCTTCACGCGTTTTTTGATCCGCTGTGTCCGGACAGCAAACAAGCCTTTCCTACGCTGCTTCAAGTGGCAAATCACTATGGACCAGATGTGCTGACGCTTCGTCTTCATATGTTTCCGCTTCCGTACCATAGGAATTCTTTCCTTGCATCTAtg GGAACCGAGGCGGTCTACCAGTTAGCATCGTCTCCAAGTGCTGTGTTTGACTGGGTTGCCAAAATCTATGACAACATCTACCCACTGTCCAATGCACCCACCAAACACATGTCTGAAACGGATGTCACTAA CATGCTTGGAGACATCGCTGCGCagttgggcatacaaaaatcacaATTCTTACACAAGATGGCTGATGCATGGGTGGACATGAATATTCGAATGGATTGGAAGTACGTATGCACTC GTGGAGTGTCGGGAACACCGCTGTACGCCATTAATGGCGTTGTCAAGGTGATTGACAAGGCCTGGTCTCTGACGGACTGGATTGGTGTCCTGGATCCGCTCGTTCATAAATCG TATGTCTTCCATGTTCCAAACTGA
- the LOC128173099 gene encoding uncharacterized protein LOC128173099, translating to MVSNIFVGFMIVLGTQIIGSIGDDHAIATSACIGLSSTRRYTAAIPRDCHGGKSCKDICSSVKTMDETNGGYGAPQCFNALHIYPGNRGSKNTANTKWINTWIYGGNDGCTKTHCGPNFCCCLL from the exons ATGgtttcaaacatttttgttgGTTTCATGATAG TGTTGGGAACGCAGATCATTGGAAGCATCGGCGATGATCATGCCATTGCAACATCTGCTTGCATTGGTCTATCATCAACTAGAAGATACACCGCCGCCATTCCCCGCGACTGTCATGGTGGGAAGTCGTGTAAAGATATCTGTTCATCTGTAAAAACCATGGATGAAACTAATGGCGGTTACGGAGC CCCTCAATGCTTCAATGCTCTTCACATATATCCTGGTAATCGCGGCTCAAAAAACACTGCAAACACTAAATGGATCAACACATGGATCTATGGAGGCAATGATGGGTGTACTAAAACACACTGCGGACCCAACTTCTGCTGTTGTTTATTGtag